The Marinomonas sp. CT5 genome contains the following window.
CAGACGAAGAAACTATAGATACAAGTCAAAGCTCAAATGAGGTGCATCTTCTAGATGAAGAAAAGAAAGCCAATGCTGAATTAAAACTACTGTTGGGAGAGATTGATGCTTATCAGGAATATTTAGGACTATTCCCACATAAGCGACCAGCTATTTTGAAATTGCTAGATGAGTCTAGAGAGAAAGCGACAAGGTTCTACGGTCGATTAAACGCCATCAAAAAAATTATTAAATCAACTCAGCCTGAGGGGAATGTCTAATGCTTAGGACATGGCAAGAACAGTGCCTCTCTCAAGCTAAAACATCTTATAGAAAACAGTCTCAATTCTTAGTATTGGCTTCCCCTGGTGCAGGTAAAACCCTGCTTGCTGCGTATATAGCAAAAGCTCTTATCAACAATGGAGATATCGACTATGTAGTATGCTTTTCCCCTTCTCGAA
Protein-coding sequences here:
- a CDS encoding DEAD/DEAH box helicase family protein; this translates as MLRTWQEQCLSQAKTSYRKQSQFLVLASPGAGKTLLAAYIAKALINNGDIDYVVCFSPSRIVSQSIEETFEKTLKRKFNGRLGAIGASRTYHSLSNAAELIE